One genomic segment of Erysipelotrichaceae bacterium 66202529 includes these proteins:
- a CDS encoding DUF2179 domain-containing protein, with protein sequence MNPDQVKTQLRNLFLILIGNFMVACAVTLFVLPNNILTGGVAGVSVALQPIIHINSVWMINILTIGLFLLGVVLLGRKFALQTIVSAIASPLMITLLSMIVSTIGQESFKMNELLASIYAGVFMGIGLGIVFRANASTGGMDIPALILTKYCHIPSGNSVMLVDGFTVLLGIITYGIAPSLTGIVSVFVCGKTINYVIMMKTQPALEVQIISKHTTQIQDYILQTVDRGVTILEGHGGYTNALRTILLCVVSRKQYTELETKIQSIDPNAFLIVKDVNRVKGEGFR encoded by the coding sequence ATGAATCCGGATCAAGTAAAAACACAGCTCAGGAATTTATTTCTTATCCTCATTGGTAATTTTATGGTTGCCTGTGCCGTTACGCTCTTTGTGCTTCCTAATAACATTTTAACAGGAGGTGTAGCGGGTGTCAGTGTTGCACTTCAGCCTATCATACATATCAATTCTGTATGGATGATAAATATATTGACCATTGGCTTATTCCTGCTGGGGGTAGTTCTACTCGGGAGAAAATTTGCTTTACAAACAATAGTTTCTGCTATTGCCTCACCACTTATGATTACTCTATTATCAATGATTGTATCTACCATTGGACAGGAAAGCTTCAAGATGAATGAACTACTGGCTTCCATTTATGCGGGTGTGTTTATGGGAATTGGGCTTGGTATTGTCTTTCGAGCGAATGCAAGTACCGGCGGTATGGATATACCGGCCTTGATTCTAACGAAATATTGTCATATTCCATCAGGTAACTCCGTTATGCTCGTAGATGGTTTCACTGTACTATTAGGAATTATAACCTATGGCATAGCTCCATCGCTTACCGGTATTGTATCAGTCTTTGTTTGCGGAAAAACAATCAATTATGTAATTATGATGAAAACACAGCCGGCACTGGAAGTTCAAATTATTTCGAAGCACACTACACAAATACAGGATTATATTCTGCAAACAGTAGACCGTGGTGTTACGATACTGGAAGGGCATGGAGGATATACGAATGCCCTTCGTACCATTCTGCTGTGCGTTGTGTCCAGGAAGCAGTATACAGAATTAGAAACAAAGATTCAATCAATTGATCCGAACGCCTTTTTGATTGTTAAGGACGTCAATCGTGTAAAAGGGGAAGGCTTTCGGTAA
- a CDS encoding PTS lactose/cellobiose transporter subunit IIA: protein MDECVVQNAMQIILHAGDARLKCKKALDYISNYDFINAKAMMKEAQADITKAHQLQTDAIQDETRGEKKEYSLLFAHAQDTLMTVYSELNITKQMITIFESYEKRLQALESKG, encoded by the coding sequence ATGGATGAATGTGTTGTACAGAATGCAATGCAGATTATTCTGCACGCAGGAGATGCCCGCTTAAAATGCAAAAAGGCTCTGGATTATATCAGTAATTATGATTTTATAAATGCAAAAGCTATGATGAAGGAAGCTCAGGCTGATATCACGAAAGCACATCAGTTACAAACGGATGCGATACAGGATGAGACACGCGGTGAGAAAAAAGAGTATTCTTTATTATTTGCACATGCACAGGACACATTGATGACAGTCTATAGTGAACTAAATATTACAAAGCAGATGATTACAATTTTTGAAAGCTACGAAAAAAGGCTGCAAGCTCTGGAATCAAAAGGATGA
- a CDS encoding PTS sugar transporter subunit IIC — translation MNKFLNWMETKFSPKMNKINHNIWVTTLKDSINQVMPLIFLGSIFSMLTLPGDIFQWEWWPNFWTPNGWTMGLISVMIAFLIPYNLMEKSRLRRSRIIGGISGLILYFIAITPQLIADKAVGFSHSAFGAGGMFIAILTGVIAGLIIRAYGKFSFFKEDSVLPDFIRAWFDQMLPVATVVVLGWIAVDILSFDFYNLVLSIFQPLRSFTETFWGFLLIDFITIVLYSMGISAWVLTPITTPIKLAAITANAAGAANVFTNSFGYAYMAIGGAGCTLGLAILMLKSKSVKLKALGRATIVPSIFNINEPVVFGAIAWNPILMIPMWLCSIASVSLAWIFTKVIAFAPIPVINFQLWYCPYPICTWLATSGALTGIILVFAIFAVTLLIYYPFFKVYEKQCINEEQAANKA, via the coding sequence ATGAATAAATTTTTAAATTGGATGGAGACAAAGTTCTCTCCAAAAATGAATAAGATCAATCACAACATCTGGGTGACTACTCTGAAGGATTCTATCAATCAGGTAATGCCCTTGATCTTTCTTGGCTCTATATTTTCAATGTTAACACTGCCCGGAGATATATTTCAATGGGAATGGTGGCCTAATTTCTGGACACCAAACGGATGGACCATGGGGCTTATTTCCGTGATGATTGCCTTTCTAATTCCGTATAATCTGATGGAAAAAAGCAGATTGAGAAGGTCAAGGATCATAGGCGGTATCAGTGGGCTGATTTTATATTTCATTGCAATTACACCACAGCTGATTGCAGATAAAGCGGTTGGCTTCTCCCATAGTGCATTTGGTGCAGGCGGTATGTTTATTGCTATATTAACTGGTGTAATCGCAGGACTAATCATTCGCGCTTATGGAAAATTTTCTTTCTTTAAAGAAGATTCTGTATTGCCAGATTTCATTAGAGCCTGGTTTGATCAGATGCTTCCTGTAGCTACTGTTGTTGTATTGGGATGGATAGCTGTTGATATTTTGAGCTTTGATTTCTATAATCTTGTTTTAAGTATCTTTCAGCCGCTGCGTTCCTTCACAGAAACTTTCTGGGGCTTCCTTTTGATTGACTTTATTACCATTGTATTATATTCTATGGGAATTTCAGCATGGGTATTAACACCTATAACTACGCCGATTAAGCTGGCAGCAATTACAGCTAATGCCGCAGGTGCAGCAAATGTATTTACGAATTCCTTCGGTTATGCTTATATGGCAATCGGAGGTGCCGGTTGTACTCTTGGTCTGGCTATTTTAATGTTAAAATCAAAATCTGTGAAATTAAAGGCTCTGGGAAGGGCGACAATTGTTCCCTCGATTTTCAATATCAATGAACCGGTCGTATTCGGTGCTATCGCATGGAATCCGATTTTGATGATTCCAATGTGGTTGTGTAGTATCGCCTCTGTTTCTCTTGCATGGATTTTTACAAAGGTGATTGCATTTGCTCCAATTCCGGTTATTAACTTTCAGTTGTGGTATTGCCCATATCCGATTTGTACATGGCTTGCTACTAGTGGGGCCTTAACTGGAATAATATTGGTATTCGCAATTTTCGCGGTAACCTTACTGATTTACTATCCTTTCTTTAAGGTATATGAAAAGCAATGTATAAATGAAGAACAGGCTGCAAACAAAGCCTAA
- a CDS encoding LytTR family transcriptional regulator: MKIMEGKDSQQLDVRIRFDTVEEKQKAFRLLAAMQQRLVGYQREKEYLLRAEDVCFIASVEKRTFIYTAQGCFESLLWLYQIEEQLNDDFIRINKATIINMTHVMSMRSDIGSRIRVYLDNGDSHMVTRTYAKAFKQRLKGE, from the coding sequence ATGAAAATCATGGAGGGTAAGGATTCACAGCAGCTCGATGTCCGCATACGGTTTGATACAGTCGAAGAAAAACAAAAAGCATTCCGTCTTCTGGCAGCTATGCAGCAGCGGCTGGTCGGATATCAGAGGGAGAAGGAATATCTTTTACGGGCAGAGGATGTCTGCTTTATTGCATCGGTAGAAAAGCGTACCTTTATATATACTGCACAGGGCTGCTTTGAATCATTGCTTTGGCTCTATCAGATTGAGGAACAGCTGAATGATGATTTCATACGCATTAACAAAGCGACGATAATCAATATGACCCATGTTATGAGCATGCGCTCAGATATCGGCTCCAGAATCCGGGTATACCTTGATAATGGAGATTCGCATATGGTGACGAGAACATATGCGAAGGCATTTAAGCAAAGGCTGAAAGGGGAATAG
- a CDS encoding ABC transporter permease produces MNLHHVHAIIRKQRKDTLRNKPTLVQFVMFPAIAAVLTLSAGDLQLPPRYFVNLFSVMYVCMAPILIISAIISEEKEKGSLRMLMMSNVKPMEYILGIGSYAFVLCMIGVLIMGLVGQYPLQELPVFLLLNAGGVLISSIIGAVIGVIAENQTAASGLSVPAMLVTSFLPMLSMFNASIRKFGQFLYSQQIYEQISVSKTPLSIDSVIIVVVNLAVVLIVYVYMYRKKHLLA; encoded by the coding sequence ATGAACCTGCATCATGTTCATGCCATCATTCGCAAGCAGCGAAAGGACACACTTCGCAACAAGCCTACGCTTGTGCAATTTGTCATGTTTCCGGCGATTGCCGCTGTTTTGACATTATCTGCCGGTGATTTACAGCTGCCGCCCAGATACTTTGTAAACTTATTTTCCGTCATGTATGTCTGCATGGCACCGATTCTCATTATTTCTGCTATCATCAGCGAGGAGAAGGAAAAGGGCTCTTTGCGCATGCTGATGATGTCCAATGTGAAGCCGATGGAGTATATATTGGGAATTGGAAGCTATGCATTTGTTTTATGTATGATAGGCGTGCTGATTATGGGGCTGGTAGGACAATATCCGCTACAGGAGCTACCTGTCTTTCTTCTTTTGAATGCCGGAGGAGTTCTGATCTCCTCCATAATTGGTGCAGTGATCGGGGTAATAGCTGAGAATCAAACGGCGGCCAGCGGTCTGTCTGTTCCTGCGATGCTGGTGACCTCCTTTCTTCCAATGCTGTCCATGTTTAATGCGTCAATCAGAAAATTCGGTCAGTTTCTATATTCCCAGCAGATATATGAGCAAATATCTGTCAGTAAGACACCCTTATCCATAGACTCTGTTATTATTGTAGTGGTAAATTTAGCGGTTGTGCTGATTGTGTATGTGTATATGTATCGGAAAAAGCATCTGCTTGCATGA
- a CDS encoding PTS sugar transporter subunit IIB, whose amino-acid sequence MKKLNVLLVCGSGASSGFMAANMRKAASKQGLEIDIKARSESEIENYIDEIDALMVGPHLAYILDEVDEYTHGTEVKVILMKADYYSTLNGEAAIQHLQSEMNK is encoded by the coding sequence ATGAAAAAGTTAAATGTATTATTGGTATGTGGTTCCGGAGCAAGCTCCGGATTTATGGCGGCAAATATGCGAAAGGCTGCTTCTAAACAGGGATTGGAAATTGATATTAAAGCAAGAAGCGAGTCAGAAATCGAAAACTATATTGATGAAATCGATGCGCTGATGGTTGGCCCGCACCTTGCATATATTCTGGATGAAGTCGATGAATATACTCATGGAACAGAGGTAAAGGTTATTTTAATGAAAGCAGACTATTATTCAACATTAAATGGGGAAGCGGCAATCCAGCACTTACAATCTGAAATGAATAAATAA
- a CDS encoding family 1 glycosylhydrolase, which yields MKQIVKGFPKDFLWGGAIAANQAEGAYQEGGKGLSVADLLKVQDKGDLKKKSNKETTMQDIEFALQDKEGYYPKRYGIDFYHTYKEDLHLLAGMGLNTFRTSINWARIFPNGDDAEPNEEGLKFYDDLFDEMIKNGMEPLVTLSHYEMPLNIATKYNGWYSRETIDMFVKYAETVFKRYKNKVKYWITVNQINLIHHESFNHLGIPADKVDNLWEAKFQGIHNECTAVATAVKIGHEINPDFQIGMMVYNGLSEPLTCKPEDVFATMKRNQMEYFFSDLLLRGEYPGYAIRFFNEKGFHLDIRPEDEKVLKENPSDFLAISYYYTICSSEESMKDYGVNEDGAIMNPHLDASEWGWSIDPLGLRTVLNYYYDRYQKPIIIAENGFGTFDKVEDDGSIHDTRRIYYLREHIRQMKEAVMDGVEVIGYYPWGPIDIISCSSSEMSKRYGFIYVDYDDYGKGSGKRIKKDSFAWYKKVIETNGEDLD from the coding sequence ATGAAACAAATAGTAAAAGGATTTCCAAAGGATTTTTTATGGGGTGGAGCGATTGCAGCTAATCAGGCAGAAGGCGCTTATCAGGAAGGCGGCAAGGGATTAAGCGTTGCGGATTTGCTGAAGGTGCAGGATAAAGGCGATTTGAAAAAGAAATCCAACAAAGAAACGACGATGCAGGATATTGAATTTGCATTGCAGGACAAAGAAGGCTATTATCCAAAGCGTTATGGGATAGACTTCTATCATACGTATAAAGAAGATCTTCACCTGTTAGCCGGAATGGGGTTGAATACCTTTCGTACTTCTATAAACTGGGCAAGAATCTTTCCAAATGGAGATGATGCAGAGCCAAATGAAGAGGGTCTGAAATTTTATGATGATCTCTTTGATGAAATGATTAAAAACGGTATGGAACCATTAGTTACACTTTCTCACTATGAAATGCCGTTAAACATTGCCACTAAATATAACGGCTGGTATTCCAGAGAAACCATTGACATGTTCGTAAAATATGCGGAAACTGTATTTAAGCGCTATAAAAATAAGGTTAAATACTGGATTACAGTAAATCAGATTAATCTGATTCATCATGAATCCTTTAATCATCTGGGGATTCCGGCAGATAAGGTTGACAATCTATGGGAGGCAAAGTTTCAGGGGATTCATAATGAGTGTACTGCAGTGGCAACGGCTGTTAAAATTGGACATGAAATAAATCCTGATTTCCAAATTGGGATGATGGTATACAACGGATTGAGTGAACCACTGACCTGTAAGCCAGAGGATGTGTTCGCTACGATGAAACGCAATCAAATGGAATACTTCTTCTCTGATTTACTGTTACGTGGAGAATATCCAGGATATGCAATCCGCTTCTTTAACGAAAAGGGATTTCACTTGGATATACGCCCAGAGGATGAAAAGGTATTAAAGGAGAATCCATCAGACTTTTTAGCAATATCTTATTATTATACAATATGTTCTTCTGAGGAAAGCATGAAGGACTATGGTGTAAATGAGGATGGGGCGATTATGAATCCACATCTAGATGCAAGTGAATGGGGATGGAGTATAGATCCGCTTGGTTTAAGAACGGTATTAAACTATTACTATGATCGTTATCAGAAACCGATTATTATTGCGGAAAATGGTTTTGGTACGTTTGATAAGGTAGAGGATGATGGAAGTATTCACGATACTCGCCGTATCTATTATCTTCGAGAGCATATTCGGCAAATGAAGGAAGCAGTTATGGATGGTGTCGAGGTTATTGGTTATTATCCATGGGGGCCAATTGATATTATCTCCTGTTCTTCTTCAGAAATGTCAAAGCGCTATGGCTTCATTTATGTGGATTATGATGATTACGGCAAGGGCAGTGGAAAAAGAATCAAGAAGGACAGCTTCGCATGGTATAAAAAAGTAATCGAAACAAACGGTGAGGATTTAGATTAA
- a CDS encoding multidrug transporter — protein sequence MKRYAIIGCLWFFMAAAMIHGNARAEIDYEIRYDSNTKQTYELKEKIQEIYSDLVSGVHKESYILMVLHNKELFAFRKDLRADWKHNQLVITEGDGKGDTITGTLRTESVCVPEVQPRSLLQEIFQ from the coding sequence ATGAAACGTTATGCGATAATTGGCTGTTTATGGTTTTTCATGGCAGCAGCGATGATTCATGGGAATGCGAGAGCTGAAATTGACTACGAGATACGCTATGACAGCAATACAAAGCAAACCTATGAGCTGAAGGAGAAAATACAGGAAATTTATTCTGATCTGGTAAGCGGTGTACATAAGGAATCCTATATCCTGATGGTACTTCACAATAAAGAGCTGTTTGCTTTTCGCAAGGATCTGCGTGCCGATTGGAAACATAATCAGCTGGTGATTACCGAAGGTGATGGGAAGGGCGATACGATAACCGGGACATTGCGTACGGAAAGTGTATGTGTTCCCGAGGTTCAGCCGCGCTCCCTTCTACAGGAAATATTTCAATAG
- a CDS encoding DUF2179 domain-containing protein has translation MKLSNKEMLQDTLWILAGNIALAMGVAWFILPNDVLTGGLAGVAIALEPLIHLNPELVINVLTVVLFLAGSVILGKKFAAKTILSTICYPLLLTLLSYLAKNVIAPDTFIMDKYLATIYGGALMGIGVGCVFRTGASTGGMDIPPLIINKYTHIPLPTLVLIVDALTVLLGAAVYGLQAALTGILSVWVSSYMINKTMMIGGHDARNVMIVSNKHKEIMDRIHEALERGTTILEATGGYSSEKRPVIMAVVAKKQLPELQHLVSHIDPEAFVIVMEANEVQGLGFTYEEEL, from the coding sequence GTGAAGTTAAGTAATAAGGAAATGCTGCAGGATACGTTATGGATTCTTGCCGGGAATATCGCGCTGGCTATGGGGGTCGCCTGGTTTATACTTCCCAATGATGTTTTAACAGGAGGACTGGCCGGGGTTGCAATCGCACTGGAGCCGCTGATTCATCTGAATCCTGAGCTTGTCATAAATGTATTAACGGTGGTATTGTTTCTTGCAGGATCCGTTATCCTGGGAAAGAAATTTGCGGCGAAAACGATACTGAGTACCATCTGTTATCCGCTGCTGCTGACACTGTTATCCTATCTGGCGAAAAATGTCATTGCACCGGACACCTTTATCATGGATAAATATCTGGCTACCATCTATGGCGGCGCATTGATGGGTATCGGAGTGGGTTGTGTATTTCGTACCGGGGCAAGTACTGGAGGTATGGATATACCACCACTGATTATCAATAAGTATACACACATACCGCTTCCTACATTAGTGCTGATAGTTGATGCACTTACCGTACTGCTGGGAGCTGCGGTCTATGGTTTACAGGCTGCTCTTACCGGCATTCTGTCTGTCTGGGTAAGCAGCTATATGATAAATAAAACAATGATGATTGGCGGTCATGATGCACGAAATGTCATGATTGTATCCAATAAGCATAAGGAAATTATGGACCGGATTCACGAAGCATTGGAACGGGGAACGACCATTCTGGAGGCAACCGGCGGGTATTCTTCAGAGAAACGGCCTGTTATTATGGCAGTAGTCGCAAAGAAACAGCTTCCTGAGCTGCAGCATCTTGTATCGCATATCGATCCGGAGGCGTTTGTAATTGTTATGGAGGCAAATGAGGTTCAGGGACTTGGATTCACGTATGAGGAAGAACTATAG
- a CDS encoding ATP-binding cassette domain-containing protein — translation MTILEAEHIQKKFAEKEVLKDISFSISKPEIFGLLGPSGSGKTTLIRILIGLLKKDSGSSCVLGTASDCLKDREYAQIGMLLDESGLYDRLSCIDNLDIYRRLYQLPQEVIEPALQRVSLHESAQTAVMKLSKGMKQRLAFARALLHQPKVLFLDEPTSGLDPATTANIHELLFELKENGVTIFLTTHDMEEAARLCDRVAFLNEGTIIECDTPENICCKYNTSNQVKVMTSDGRSLLQDMKQDTDQLVKLLEKGQIKTIHSMEPTLETVFISLTGKELI, via the coding sequence ATGACGATTTTGGAAGCAGAGCATATACAGAAGAAATTTGCAGAGAAAGAGGTTTTAAAAGATATCAGCTTTTCGATATCGAAACCGGAAATATTCGGATTGCTGGGGCCTTCCGGTTCCGGAAAAACTACCCTGATACGTATTTTAATCGGTCTGTTGAAAAAGGACAGCGGCAGCTCCTGCGTATTGGGAACAGCATCAGACTGTCTAAAAGACCGTGAGTATGCACAGATTGGTATGCTGCTGGATGAATCAGGGCTGTATGATCGTTTGTCCTGTATAGATAATCTTGATATTTATCGTCGGTTGTATCAGCTTCCGCAGGAGGTCATAGAACCGGCACTGCAGCGCGTATCACTTCATGAAAGTGCACAAACAGCGGTAATGAAGCTTTCCAAGGGGATGAAGCAGCGCCTTGCCTTTGCCAGAGCACTGCTGCATCAGCCAAAGGTTTTATTTCTTGATGAACCTACCTCAGGACTTGATCCTGCCACGACGGCTAATATTCATGAGCTATTGTTTGAATTGAAAGAAAACGGCGTTACCATATTTCTGACGACGCATGATATGGAAGAAGCGGCAAGGCTTTGTGACCGTGTAGCTTTTCTGAATGAGGGTACGATTATTGAATGTGATACGCCGGAAAACATTTGTTGTAAATATAATACATCCAATCAGGTCAAAGTTATGACCAGTGATGGAAGAAGCCTGCTGCAGGATATGAAGCAGGATACAGATCAGCTCGTGAAGCTTCTTGAAAAAGGACAGATTAAAACAATCCATTCTATGGAGCCAACGCTGGAAACTGTATTTATATCCCTTACAGGAAAGGAGCTGATCTGA
- a CDS encoding PRD domain-containing protein yields MKPNRLKLIRAIYELQPCTVSTLSNHLGVSVRSIKSYAHDINMEYPNAISSSREGYTINQSIAKAILDEDNNHVPQTSEERVVFLISQLINHHQDEAIDIYDLCDEMFISLSTLKNELQKVKRRLAKYDLELIYQRDQISIKGLEKNKRKLLSTLLYNESNVNFVNLKSLQKSFIDIDIPYIKNTVLHIFEDYHYFINDYSLINLVLHITIAIDRIRNNNINTQRIDEQPAVHLHEYELAEKVAKQLEEHFHIVYSKAEIYEMTLLIISRATTIDYKSINSANLEEFIGKECLDLVKELILDINSFYYIDLSEQEFLIRFALHIKNLLVRSKNNYFSKNPLADVIKTSCPLIYDISVSFAATIKDKTGISINDDEIAYIAFHLGSVLEAQKSLTEKITVALYCPSYYDMRLKITDVIKEYYSNDVLITNILTDESDLDKIKDTDLIITTIPVSAITATPMILISLFLNEKDRQLLNEKIELIRKSKKRKVFEGYLRELLLPDFFEVSHQGFPTEKECITYMVKKLISYDYVSPDFEEEIISRENMSSTAFGSFAIPHAMKMHAKKTGINIIIISETPIAWKEQPVYLVLMLCFNKNDRYIFNEIFDPITMILSIPENVRKICGCKSYEDFISTMSDLLQ; encoded by the coding sequence ATGAAACCGAATCGTTTAAAGTTGATTAGAGCAATATATGAATTACAGCCATGTACAGTAAGTACACTGTCGAATCACCTGGGTGTTTCTGTTCGCAGCATTAAAAGCTATGCACATGATATCAACATGGAATATCCGAATGCTATATCATCCTCTCGGGAAGGCTATACAATCAATCAGAGCATAGCCAAAGCCATATTAGACGAAGATAATAATCATGTTCCACAGACCTCGGAAGAACGTGTTGTTTTCCTAATAAGTCAGCTCATTAACCATCATCAGGATGAAGCTATTGACATCTATGATTTATGTGATGAAATGTTCATCAGCCTTTCTACTCTCAAAAATGAATTGCAGAAGGTAAAGCGCCGGTTGGCAAAATATGATTTGGAGCTGATTTATCAAAGAGACCAGATTTCTATTAAAGGTCTGGAAAAAAACAAAAGAAAGCTGCTCAGTACCCTGTTATATAATGAATCCAATGTTAACTTTGTCAATCTGAAATCTCTGCAGAAATCATTTATTGACATCGATATACCCTACATTAAAAATACGGTACTCCATATATTTGAGGACTATCATTATTTTATAAACGATTATTCACTCATCAATCTGGTGCTCCACATCACCATAGCCATCGATCGGATCCGTAACAATAATATCAATACACAAAGGATTGACGAGCAGCCTGCCGTACATTTACATGAATATGAGCTCGCTGAAAAGGTAGCAAAGCAGCTAGAAGAACACTTTCATATTGTTTACAGTAAGGCAGAGATATATGAAATGACGCTTTTGATTATTTCAAGAGCTACCACGATTGATTATAAAAGCATCAATTCAGCAAATCTGGAGGAGTTTATCGGTAAGGAATGCCTGGATCTGGTTAAAGAACTGATTTTAGACATCAATTCCTTTTACTATATTGATTTAAGCGAGCAGGAATTTCTGATTCGGTTTGCTTTGCATATTAAAAATTTGCTTGTGCGTTCAAAGAACAATTATTTCAGTAAGAACCCGTTGGCAGATGTTATTAAAACGTCCTGCCCTCTTATTTATGATATATCTGTTTCATTTGCGGCAACGATAAAGGATAAAACAGGAATTTCTATCAATGATGATGAAATAGCTTATATTGCATTTCATTTGGGAAGTGTACTGGAAGCGCAAAAGAGTCTGACAGAAAAAATCACAGTAGCTCTGTATTGCCCAAGCTATTACGATATGCGTTTAAAGATAACCGATGTTATCAAAGAGTATTATTCCAATGATGTATTGATAACCAACATCCTGACTGATGAAAGTGATCTGGATAAAATAAAGGATACAGATCTCATTATAACAACGATACCTGTTTCCGCGATAACCGCGACACCTATGATTCTGATCAGCTTATTCTTAAATGAAAAAGACCGGCAGCTGTTAAATGAAAAAATAGAGCTTATTCGGAAATCGAAGAAAAGAAAGGTGTTTGAAGGTTACCTGCGGGAATTATTACTTCCTGATTTTTTTGAGGTTTCCCATCAGGGATTTCCAACGGAGAAAGAATGTATTACCTACATGGTGAAGAAATTGATATCCTATGATTATGTCAGTCCTGATTTTGAGGAGGAGATTATCTCACGGGAAAATATGTCATCAACTGCGTTTGGCAGCTTTGCCATTCCCCATGCTATGAAAATGCATGCAAAAAAGACAGGAATAAATATTATAATAATTAGTGAAACACCCATAGCATGGAAGGAGCAGCCGGTTTATCTGGTTCTCATGCTCTGTTTCAATAAAAACGACCGCTATATTTTCAATGAGATATTTGACCCGATCACTATGATATTGAGTATCCCGGAAAATGTTAGAAAAATTTGCGGATGTAAATCCTATGAGGATTTTATATCAACTATGTCTGATTTACTACAGTAG
- a CDS encoding haloacid dehalogenase-like hydrolase yields MKRMLSSTASELLNMSKEEKLTAIQSSEGRIIVSEMTMNGAPDALDNASIGELYAAFGADMLLLNKFDVFHPFIQNIDGTNSDDCIHTLRSYTGKLVGLNLEPVPDSSDLKTEQVQLCKGRMATVEAAEKAVQLGVDYIVLTGNPDTGVTNAAMIEATKKLKEAVGDKVILIAGKMHAAGCLKEAGANIISKDTIKALVSAGADIILLPAPGTVPGITLDYVCDLVSYCHSLEVMTLTAIGTSQEDADTETLRHIALLCKMSGTDLHHIGDAGHAGCIAESIMTYSIVIRGKRHTYNRMATSVLR; encoded by the coding sequence ATGAAGCGAATGTTAAGTAGTACAGCAAGTGAATTGCTAAATATGAGTAAGGAAGAAAAGCTAACTGCAATACAATCTAGTGAAGGTAGAATCATTGTTTCTGAAATGACAATGAATGGAGCTCCTGATGCACTGGATAATGCATCGATTGGAGAATTATATGCAGCCTTTGGTGCTGACATGCTACTTTTGAATAAATTCGATGTATTCCATCCATTCATTCAAAATATTGATGGAACTAATTCAGATGATTGCATTCATACACTGAGAAGCTACACAGGGAAGCTGGTTGGTCTGAATCTGGAACCGGTTCCTGATAGCAGCGATTTAAAAACAGAACAGGTACAATTATGTAAAGGACGCATGGCAACTGTAGAAGCAGCTGAAAAAGCTGTTCAACTGGGAGTGGATTATATCGTTCTCACTGGAAATCCAGATACCGGTGTTACAAATGCTGCAATGATAGAAGCAACTAAGAAACTAAAAGAAGCAGTTGGAGATAAAGTCATTCTTATTGCGGGAAAAATGCACGCTGCAGGTTGTTTGAAAGAAGCAGGAGCCAATATCATCTCAAAGGATACTATCAAAGCTCTTGTTTCAGCAGGTGCCGATATCATCCTGTTACCTGCTCCAGGAACAGTACCAGGTATCACACTGGACTATGTATGTGACCTTGTTTCCTACTGTCATTCCCTTGAAGTCATGACATTAACTGCGATTGGAACATCACAGGAGGATGCAGATACAGAAACGCTTCGTCATATTGCTTTACTATGCAAAATGAGTGGAACTGATCTTCATCATATTGGAGATGCAGGCCATGCAGGATGTATCGCAGAAAGTATTATGACCTATAGTATTGTGATTCGAGGAAAACGGCATACGTATAATCGTATGGCTACCTCCGTACTGCGATAA